GAAAGCCGCAAGCTGTGTCCGAAAACTTCCTTGGCCTGCTGGTGCTGCTCACGGTTTACGAGATCGGCAAGGCTGGGGAGCGAGGCGGAGGCGATGGCCAGCGCGAACACCCCCTGGGGAATGTCCACCAGTCGTTGTCCATAGTACAGAAAGCTCTGAGAGCCACCGGGCAGGTAGGAAGCGAAATGGCGCGAAAGCAGAATGTTGACTTGGTAGGTGCCAGCACCAAGGGCGACCGGTCCCAGCAGTCGCAGGGTCTTGAGGACCGCGGCGTCCCGGAAGTTGAAGCGGGGCAGCTGCAGGAAACCGGCTGATCTCAGTGCAGGAAACTGGGCTACCACCTGCAGCAGTCCGCCGGCCAGCGCGGCGAGAGCCAGCGCTCCCACACTCGGAAGTCCCAGCGCAGTCGCGGGCGGGACCAGCAGGAACGGGGCGGCGATCATGGCGACGTTGAGCAGTGCAGGCGCGAACGCCGGCGGCGCAAAGCGCCGGCTCACATGAAGCGCCGCCATTGCGAGCGCGGCCAGCCCCATGAACAAGATGTAGGGAAAGACGACGCGTGTGAGTGTTACGGTTGCGTGGAGTTTCTCTGGTTCTCGTTCGAACCCGGCAGCGTAGAGCTCGACCAGCAGCGGGGCGGCCAGCACGCCCGCGGCACTGACCAGCGCAAGGATGATCAGCATCACTCCCGTTAGCGACGCGTAGAATCCGCGGGCGCGGGCAGCACCCTCGCGCTGCCGCATCTCCGAGAGCACGGGCACGAACGCGTTCGCCACGGCGCCTTCGGCGAGCAGCGCCCGCAAGGTGTTTGGGATCGTGAATGCAACAAAGAAGGTGTCGGTGGCGCGGACGCTGAACGAGGCCGCGATCACCAGGTCGCGCGCCAGCCCCAAAAGACGCGAGGTCAGCGTGCCCAGCGCGATGACGCCGGCACGCCGCGGCAGATCCGGCGGCCGTTGATGGTCAGCGGTCCTAGTTGGCGTGCCCATGGTGCCAGTATCCGTACCCCCGCGGTGGCGGCAAAGCTCGATTTGCGTTCCAGGAGGCGCCGGCGTCATGCCGTGGGTTCACCGCGGGCCCATTGTCCAACCTGTTTTTCCTGTCAGGATCGGTTTGCTTGACAAGCCCTGGTTCGACAGGTAGCCAGCGTTGTCGTCGTTTGCTCGCTCAAGCGGCGCGC
The window above is part of the Pseudomonadota bacterium genome. Proteins encoded here:
- the murJ gene encoding murein biosynthesis integral membrane protein MurJ; the protein is MGTPTRTADHQRPPDLPRRAGVIALGTLTSRLLGLARDLVIAASFSVRATDTFFVAFTIPNTLRALLAEGAVANAFVPVLSEMRQREGAARARGFYASLTGVMLIILALVSAAGVLAAPLLVELYAAGFEREPEKLHATVTLTRVVFPYILFMGLAALAMAALHVSRRFAPPAFAPALLNVAMIAAPFLLVPPATALGLPSVGALALAALAGGLLQVVAQFPALRSAGFLQLPRFNFRDAAVLKTLRLLGPVALGAGTYQVNILLSRHFASYLPGGSQSFLYYGQRLVDIPQGVFALAIASASLPSLADLVNREQHQQAKEVFGHSLRLSLLVSIPASIALAVLALPAVTVFFGRGSFQAHEVAETARSLTFMALGVWAIASVRATVQMFYAYNDTRTPVVCSLLNLCVFVSASLALMEPLQHAGIAAANSLAAMVQLAALLGLLRRRIGPYPFATLARSTLRFVSAAIAMGLCAHLTIGMGQWERGGNDLRNLSVFVAAVLVGGMVYVAVAHLLGSPELGELVRALRSRRPQRS